A genomic stretch from Bacillus sp. N1-1 includes:
- a CDS encoding class I SAM-dependent methyltransferase has product MPSSKENVLLQLSSDLNNYNIPYFFINETALWLQGAVDAPHSIAVSVQWDAFESVLQEFNLKYGNAIPEHKADISYAVYQIADISVRIECTYNTVIRTNPYLVYVDFKEASVPCLSLYYYQQIPEWRMTVEAHLNNVQESVTEQNKKSWNQQTYEALLNRFGTPEEAAIKLKENPTSRMKSLLPYLPALQGKKVANLMGSHGMKATAMSLMGADATVIDFSYENERYAKEVATKCGIDLTYIVADILKMDHHHDGEFDVIVMELGILHYFLDLHPLFKVVSRLLKSGGTFVLQDFHPISTKLITSKGKKHKVDGNYFDPTIHKTVVAYEKHLTNEKEDSVVLQRKWTLGEILTSMADEDLIIKQVSEEPNIKLHDRGIPKIFTVKATKQAY; this is encoded by the coding sequence ATGCCGAGCTCCAAAGAAAATGTCTTATTGCAACTATCTTCAGACCTGAATAACTATAACATTCCTTATTTTTTTATAAACGAAACAGCACTTTGGCTTCAAGGTGCAGTTGATGCACCTCATTCTATAGCCGTTTCGGTTCAATGGGATGCTTTTGAGTCCGTACTTCAGGAATTCAACCTAAAATACGGCAATGCAATACCAGAACACAAGGCTGATATTTCTTATGCTGTTTATCAGATTGCTGATATATCTGTTCGTATAGAATGCACATATAACACGGTCATCCGAACGAACCCTTACTTAGTTTATGTTGATTTTAAAGAAGCAAGCGTCCCTTGCCTTTCACTTTACTACTATCAGCAGATTCCAGAATGGCGCATGACTGTTGAAGCACACCTAAATAACGTTCAAGAAAGTGTGACAGAACAAAACAAAAAATCTTGGAATCAACAAACATATGAAGCTTTATTAAATCGTTTCGGTACTCCAGAAGAAGCTGCAATAAAGTTAAAAGAAAACCCAACTTCACGAATGAAATCCTTATTGCCTTATCTTCCTGCACTACAAGGAAAGAAAGTAGCCAATCTAATGGGTTCACACGGAATGAAAGCAACAGCGATGAGTCTTATGGGCGCCGATGCAACGGTGATTGATTTTTCATATGAAAATGAACGTTACGCAAAGGAAGTAGCCACCAAATGTGGTATTGACCTCACCTATATTGTAGCTGATATTTTAAAGATGGATCATCATCATGATGGAGAGTTCGATGTCATTGTGATGGAGCTCGGGATCCTACATTATTTCCTTGATCTTCATCCGTTGTTTAAAGTAGTGTCTCGCCTCTTAAAAAGCGGCGGCACGTTTGTCCTTCAAGACTTTCATCCGATTTCTACTAAGCTTATTACATCTAAAGGTAAGAAGCATAAAGTGGATGGTAATTATTTTGATCCTACAATTCACAAAACTGTAGTCGCTTATGAGAAGCATCTAACAAATGAAAAGGAAGACAGCGTGGTCTTGCAGCGAAAATGGACGCTCGGCGAAATTCTAACGAGCATGGCAGATGAGGATTTGATTATTAAACAAGTATCAGAGGAACCAAATATCAAGCTCCATGACCGAGGTATTCCAAAGATTTTTACTGTTAAAGCAACGAAACAAGCTTATTAA
- a CDS encoding VanZ family protein, with translation MQTQNEGVSTQKWVKRGGSFALGIYLLALFYATLFIYNYYPYGKSVNLVLFDSIKLMWESGSYWLILKNIIGNILLFMPLGFLMPLVSKKGKSVLIIGIIGFLTSTVIELLQYFVAHRIFDIDDILLNALGALVGYGAYHFVLFIYQKIIKRK, from the coding sequence ATGCAGACTCAGAATGAAGGTGTGTCAACGCAAAAGTGGGTGAAAAGAGGCGGATCCTTCGCATTAGGTATCTACTTACTTGCACTTTTCTATGCAACGTTGTTTATTTACAATTATTATCCGTATGGGAAATCCGTTAACCTTGTTCTATTTGATAGCATTAAGCTTATGTGGGAAAGCGGAAGTTATTGGCTTATCTTAAAGAATATCATCGGAAACATTTTGCTTTTTATGCCGCTTGGGTTTTTGATGCCACTAGTCAGTAAAAAGGGCAAATCCGTCCTTATCATTGGAATCATCGGATTTTTAACGAGCACGGTTATTGAATTACTTCAGTACTTTGTGGCTCACCGTATTTTTGATATAGACGATATTCTCTTAAATGCCCTCGGAGCACTTGTAGGTTATGGGGCTTATCATTTCGTTCTTTTCATCTATCAGAAAATAATAAAGAGAAAATAA
- a CDS encoding TlpA disulfide reductase family protein — translation MKLREEMPELEGATQWFNGEVKKSDLVGNKPLTLVHFWSISCGLCKEAMPMVNEFRDEYSEDMNVVAVHMPRSEKDLDLDEIKKVADQHDISQPIFVDSDHKLTDAFDNQYVPAYYVFDSEGKLRHFQAGGEGRKMLTKRITKLLDKAKKED, via the coding sequence ATGAAACTACGCGAAGAAATGCCTGAATTAGAAGGCGCTACACAATGGTTTAACGGAGAAGTTAAGAAAAGTGATCTTGTTGGCAACAAGCCACTTACACTTGTTCACTTCTGGTCGATTAGTTGCGGCCTATGTAAAGAAGCAATGCCAATGGTAAATGAATTTCGTGACGAGTATAGTGAAGACATGAATGTTGTAGCCGTTCATATGCCACGTTCTGAGAAGGATCTTGATCTTGATGAAATCAAAAAGGTTGCCGATCAGCATGATATTAGTCAGCCTATCTTTGTCGATAGCGACCACAAACTAACAGATGCATTCGATAATCAATATGTCCCTGCTTATTACGTATTTGATTCAGAAGGCAAACTGCGCCATTTCCAGGCAGGCGGAGAAGGACGTAAAATGCTTACGAAACGAATTACAAAACTTCTTGATAAAGCAAAAAAAGAAGACTGA
- a CDS encoding MFS transporter: MFESKRYRFLILISIVFISGYSQGMLLPLLSILLEEAGVSSSMNGLNASALYIGILFASPFIEKPVRKYGYKPAIAVGLFLVIVSITLIPIWQAFWFWFILRVIVGIGDNLLHFATQLWITTTTPKEKRGRNIAIYGSAFGLGFAAGPLSTILVEYSLYLPFLLASGIACVTWLLLSKIKNEFPDPLTHGSERVLSKYAHVLKIGWAALLPSFGYGFLEASLHGNFPVYALRAGLDVKAVSILLPAFVVGSLVFQMPLGIISDKFGRKNILLISILIGWVCFSSAIFTTSIPLLFTLFFLAGMMVGSLFSLSITYLADLLPTSLLPTGNILAGIFFGIGSILGPFLGGVFIDWFATGSIFYAISGMLLTLFIATAVHKNPEPMRQYSTS; encoded by the coding sequence TTGTTTGAATCAAAACGATATCGTTTCCTAATTCTAATTTCGATTGTCTTTATTTCAGGGTATTCTCAAGGTATGCTACTTCCATTACTATCTATTCTTCTTGAAGAAGCAGGCGTTTCGTCAAGTATGAATGGGTTAAATGCTTCTGCTCTTTATATCGGAATTTTATTTGCTTCGCCATTTATCGAAAAACCCGTGCGCAAATACGGGTACAAACCTGCCATTGCTGTTGGACTTTTTCTTGTTATCGTTTCAATTACGTTGATTCCTATCTGGCAGGCTTTCTGGTTCTGGTTTATTTTAAGGGTAATTGTAGGAATTGGTGATAACCTTCTACACTTTGCCACACAGCTCTGGATTACAACAACAACTCCAAAAGAAAAACGGGGAAGGAACATTGCAATATACGGCTCTGCTTTTGGGCTAGGGTTTGCAGCAGGACCCCTCTCTACGATCTTAGTTGAATATTCCTTGTACCTTCCATTCTTACTTGCTTCAGGAATTGCTTGCGTTACCTGGTTGTTACTATCAAAAATTAAAAATGAGTTCCCTGATCCATTAACGCATGGCTCTGAACGGGTTCTCTCTAAATATGCTCACGTATTAAAAATCGGCTGGGCAGCTCTATTACCTTCTTTCGGATACGGTTTCCTCGAAGCTTCCCTTCATGGGAATTTTCCCGTGTATGCGCTTCGAGCAGGATTAGACGTAAAAGCGGTTTCGATTCTACTTCCCGCATTTGTTGTAGGAAGTCTGGTGTTTCAAATGCCACTTGGGATCATTAGTGATAAATTCGGACGTAAAAACATCCTGCTTATTAGTATTTTGATTGGCTGGGTTTGTTTTTCAAGTGCGATCTTTACAACATCCATTCCGTTGCTATTTACACTATTCTTCCTAGCAGGAATGATGGTTGGATCACTTTTTTCCTTAAGCATCACTTACTTAGCCGATCTTCTCCCGACTAGCCTTCTGCCGACGGGAAACATTTTAGCAGGCATTTTCTTTGGTATTGGCAGTATTCTCGGACCATTTCTTGGTGGGGTTTTTATCGATTGGTTTGCTACGGGAAGCATTTTCTATGCGATTAGCGGTATGTTGCTAACTTTATTTATTGCAACGGCTGTTCATAAAAATCCTGAGCCAATGAGACAATATTCTACTTCGTGA
- a CDS encoding OsmC family protein, whose amino-acid sequence MEFNMKKEETGFTADFEYGTLHISGDEQFGFRPYQLLVSSVAVCSGGVLRQILDKKRMKYDDIKINADVTRNTEEANRVEKIHLHFTLYGDLDDQKVERALELTKKHCSMAQSVIGSIDLEESFEIVAE is encoded by the coding sequence TTGGAATTTAACATGAAAAAAGAAGAAACAGGTTTTACGGCTGATTTTGAGTATGGGACACTTCACATATCTGGAGATGAACAGTTTGGCTTTCGACCTTACCAGCTGCTTGTCTCGTCTGTAGCAGTTTGCAGCGGTGGTGTGCTACGACAGATTCTTGATAAAAAGCGAATGAAATATGACGATATTAAAATAAATGCTGATGTTACACGCAATACAGAAGAAGCGAATCGCGTTGAAAAAATTCACCTTCACTTTACGTTATATGGTGACCTTGACGATCAAAAGGTTGAAAGAGCACTTGAATTAACGAAAAAACATTGTTCTATGGCGCAATCTGTTATTGGCAGTATTGACCTGGAAGAATCCTTTGAGATTGTAGCTGAATAA
- a CDS encoding pyridoxamine 5'-phosphate oxidase family protein, whose protein sequence is MSQSEIKNKVLSIFDSHYVGTLSTVKDNKPHSRFMTFFNDELTLMTPTSKETHKVEDIEQNKNVHVLLGYDGEGWHDRFVEVQGQVTIDDSKETKEKLWGDELKRWFDSPEDPNYIVLKIKPDTIRLMNEGENTPETLEL, encoded by the coding sequence ATGTCTCAATCAGAAATAAAAAATAAGGTTTTAAGCATTTTCGATTCTCACTATGTTGGTACGCTAAGTACAGTGAAGGATAATAAACCACATTCACGATTTATGACTTTCTTCAATGACGAGTTAACGCTCATGACACCAACAAGTAAGGAAACACATAAGGTGGAAGACATCGAACAAAATAAAAATGTGCATGTCCTACTTGGTTACGATGGCGAAGGATGGCATGATCGTTTCGTAGAAGTACAGGGGCAGGTTACCATCGATGATTCCAAAGAAACGAAGGAAAAACTTTGGGGGGATGAACTGAAACGCTGGTTTGATTCACCTGAAGATCCTAACTACATCGTTCTTAAAATCAAGCCTGATACAATTCGCCTCATGAACGAGGGAGAAAACACTCCAGAAACGCTAGAATTGTAG
- a CDS encoding MATE family efflux transporter: MNKTHDFTQGNIAKQMVFFSLPIFLTNLLQTSYQFIDSIWVGNLLGANALGAISIAAPVIFTVLSFIIGVNSATLTVLSQRKGASDHSGLIESLNAFVVALTILSVLFGIIGFLFTDPILKFLGTPDEIFESTKVYLRINFLGILFLFGYNFIGTVLRALGDSKTPIRFVLFAVILNTVLDPLFISYFNWGIEGAAYATILSQGAAFLYGVIYSVWKSKIPFTIPHLPDSKEIKRISKLGIPAGLQMMTVSAGVTAIMGIVASFGTQVVAGFGAAQRLDRIIMLPAFTLGAAVNSMAGQNIGSGKWGRVSAISKNGIILILSVSLTISAIIFFSAESMIRLFINDPETIVFGENYLKTVAFFYPFLGINFVLNGVVKAAGAMVQVLVLNIISFWVLRVPLTYLFSKWLGAEGIAYGIGVSFIISSLFAIGYYRYGKWREIDLFEGKKETSDDKIPQKKNG; encoded by the coding sequence ATGAACAAAACACACGACTTTACTCAAGGAAATATTGCGAAACAAATGGTCTTTTTTTCGTTACCTATATTCTTAACAAATTTACTCCAAACGTCGTACCAATTTATCGATAGTATTTGGGTGGGGAACTTACTCGGGGCAAATGCTCTTGGAGCGATTTCTATTGCAGCTCCAGTGATCTTTACTGTTCTCTCATTCATTATCGGAGTGAATAGTGCGACGTTAACCGTATTGTCTCAGAGAAAGGGAGCTTCTGATCACAGCGGACTAATTGAATCGCTAAACGCATTTGTTGTAGCTTTAACAATTCTCTCGGTTCTTTTTGGGATTATTGGGTTTCTTTTCACTGATCCCATTCTAAAATTTTTAGGAACGCCTGATGAGATATTTGAAAGTACGAAAGTGTACTTACGAATTAATTTTCTTGGTATTTTGTTTTTATTTGGCTATAACTTTATTGGGACAGTTTTACGGGCGCTTGGGGATAGCAAAACTCCGATTCGCTTCGTACTGTTTGCTGTTATTTTAAATACCGTATTGGACCCTCTTTTCATTTCTTATTTTAATTGGGGAATTGAAGGGGCAGCTTATGCGACAATTCTTTCACAAGGGGCAGCCTTTTTGTATGGCGTGATTTATTCAGTATGGAAATCTAAAATTCCATTTACAATTCCGCATCTTCCTGACTCAAAAGAAATTAAGCGTATTTCCAAGCTCGGTATACCAGCAGGATTGCAAATGATGACCGTATCTGCAGGAGTAACAGCGATTATGGGAATAGTAGCGAGCTTTGGTACGCAAGTAGTTGCAGGATTTGGAGCAGCACAAAGGCTTGATCGAATTATTATGTTACCTGCGTTTACACTTGGAGCTGCAGTGAACAGCATGGCTGGACAGAATATTGGCTCTGGGAAATGGGGGAGAGTCTCTGCGATCTCTAAAAATGGGATTATCTTAATTCTTTCCGTTTCTCTTACCATTAGCGCCATTATCTTTTTTTCTGCTGAATCAATGATTCGCCTGTTCATTAACGATCCGGAGACCATTGTATTTGGTGAAAACTACTTAAAAACGGTTGCCTTTTTCTATCCGTTTCTTGGCATTAACTTTGTTTTAAACGGCGTCGTGAAAGCAGCAGGTGCGATGGTTCAAGTGCTCGTACTTAATATTATTTCGTTCTGGGTGCTTCGTGTACCGCTTACTTACCTTTTCTCAAAATGGTTAGGAGCAGAGGGGATTGCATATGGAATAGGAGTAAGCTTTATCATCTCAAGTCTATTCGCGATTGGATATTACCGTTATGGGAAATGGCGTGAAATTGATTTGTTTGAAGGTAAGAAAGAAACAAGTGATGACAAAATCCCTCAAAAAAAGAATGGTTAA
- a CDS encoding membrane protein, which yields MKRFLFYVVGLFVLTAGITLTIKSDIGAGAWDALNVGLSETIGFTVGSWVIIVGIILIIVNAILMRAWPDFFALITIIVIGLFIDFWLLTLFADWTISDVFVAYAVFAIGMILVGLGIAIYLQAKFAVIPIDGLMLAIHHKTGLSIRTSKTIGELIALLAAVILGGPIGIGTLAITFGIGPLVQFFYPTFEKMNA from the coding sequence ATGAAGCGCTTTTTGTTCTATGTAGTTGGGTTATTCGTATTAACAGCTGGGATAACATTAACCATCAAATCAGATATTGGTGCGGGGGCCTGGGATGCCCTTAATGTTGGATTATCGGAAACAATCGGATTTACGGTTGGCAGTTGGGTCATTATTGTTGGGATAATCTTGATTATTGTAAACGCAATTCTAATGAGAGCGTGGCCGGATTTCTTTGCACTCATTACAATTATTGTTATAGGTTTATTCATTGATTTTTGGTTATTAACTTTATTTGCAGACTGGACAATTTCGGATGTTTTCGTAGCATACGCTGTTTTTGCAATTGGAATGATCTTGGTTGGACTTGGAATCGCAATTTATCTTCAAGCGAAATTTGCCGTTATTCCGATTGATGGGTTAATGCTCGCGATTCATCATAAAACAGGTCTAAGCATTCGAACTTCAAAAACAATTGGTGAGCTAATTGCCCTACTTGCCGCTGTTATTTTAGGAGGTCCAATCGGAATCGGTACCCTCGCTATTACATTTGGTATTGGTCCGCTTGTACAGTTTTTCTATCCTACCTTTGAGAAAATGAACGCTTAA
- a CDS encoding YfkD famly protein, which translates to MKKLVLIILLLTFISPLNSLAAEGKKAGNNQSLQVPDSTVNISKENTYPNPAQDLPTLQPSELTKELTGSAEVRIENPELIQILNDSSISPSKLAIGYRASIYLGKWALNYDSAETNVNWQYKQANVNRVDNRGGSGPVQMTYRQEEEKKVNGGLTASIPDSEDVKKMMMMKASEKTKLSLSFQTMIGKDTKKGNVYNVGAKHYGTLTSFVPAVNEKGKVTYGEVYLVLKGSKMKLEVRNVTQQGIGAWIPVQDYLSFEFNTRQ; encoded by the coding sequence ATGAAGAAATTAGTCTTAATTATCCTACTTTTGACCTTTATCTCGCCACTAAATTCCTTAGCTGCCGAGGGGAAGAAAGCAGGAAATAATCAATCGCTACAAGTTCCAGATTCGACGGTCAATATTTCAAAGGAGAACACATACCCGAACCCCGCCCAAGATTTACCCACTTTACAGCCGAGTGAACTAACGAAAGAGTTGACTGGATCGGCTGAGGTTCGTATTGAAAACCCTGAGCTTATTCAGATATTAAATGACTCCTCAATTTCACCATCTAAGCTTGCGATTGGCTATCGTGCAAGCATCTATCTGGGCAAGTGGGCGCTGAATTATGACTCTGCTGAGACAAATGTTAATTGGCAATATAAGCAGGCGAATGTGAACCGAGTGGACAATAGAGGTGGAAGTGGCCCAGTTCAAATGACGTACCGTCAAGAAGAAGAGAAAAAAGTAAACGGCGGCCTAACTGCCTCAATTCCTGATAGTGAAGATGTAAAGAAAATGATGATGATGAAGGCTTCTGAAAAAACGAAACTATCTCTTTCTTTTCAAACAATGATTGGGAAAGATACGAAAAAGGGGAATGTTTATAACGTTGGTGCAAAGCATTATGGGACACTGACAAGTTTTGTACCTGCAGTGAATGAGAAAGGCAAAGTAACCTATGGTGAAGTGTATCTTGTGTTAAAAGGAAGCAAAATGAAATTGGAAGTACGAAATGTAACACAGCAGGGAATTGGGGCATGGATACCTGTTCAGGATTATTTAAGTTTTGAATTTAATACTCGTCAATAA
- the pdaA gene encoding delta-lactam-biosynthetic de-N-acetylase, producing the protein MTGAHAIDNESHDWYFKRSKNHAPATTEPEFQELLKTYDSYFIGQSEKKELYMTFDNGYENGYTDEILDVLRKEEVPATFFVTGHYLRDQPDLVKRMVKEGHLVGNHSWSHPDMTAISDDKIRTELRKVKEEYARLTGDHTMQYLRPPRGVFSERSLAISHEEGYHNIFWSLAYKDWETNKQRGSQYAYDSIMKQVHPGAIMLLHTVSKDNAEALEKVIQDLKKEGYTFKSLDDLVLKEKLPTMP; encoded by the coding sequence ATGACTGGAGCACATGCGATCGATAATGAATCGCATGATTGGTATTTTAAACGTAGTAAAAATCATGCACCCGCTACGACAGAACCTGAATTTCAAGAATTGCTAAAAACGTATGATAGTTATTTTATTGGTCAGTCAGAGAAAAAAGAGCTATATATGACTTTTGATAATGGGTATGAAAATGGTTATACAGATGAGATCTTAGACGTTTTAAGAAAAGAAGAAGTACCTGCAACTTTCTTTGTAACGGGACATTACTTGAGAGATCAACCCGATCTTGTGAAGCGAATGGTGAAAGAGGGGCATCTTGTTGGAAATCATTCGTGGAGCCATCCAGATATGACGGCGATTTCTGATGACAAAATAAGGACTGAGTTACGAAAGGTCAAAGAGGAATATGCTCGCTTAACGGGGGACCATACGATGCAATATTTACGACCGCCCCGTGGGGTTTTTAGCGAGCGATCACTCGCAATTTCTCATGAAGAAGGATACCATAACATCTTCTGGTCACTCGCTTATAAAGATTGGGAAACGAATAAGCAAAGGGGTAGTCAGTATGCGTATGACTCCATCATGAAACAGGTGCATCCCGGCGCTATCATGCTACTTCATACCGTTTCAAAAGATAATGCAGAAGCGCTTGAAAAGGTTATCCAAGATCTAAAGAAAGAGGGCTATACGTTTAAGAGTCTTGATGATCTTGTTTTGAAGGAAAAACTGCCAACTATGCCTTAG
- a CDS encoding DNA-3-methyladenine glycosylase, whose protein sequence is MWAEKIFPQKPYNVNRLFRRLNMDPLQCVDDHNQILKVPLIIQQEKGVYSVQFIGTDEQPCFEISGKDVSKRDEVVTRINQMFDFQMDTPSIYSTLRKTNIHSLVDDYIGMPIICEPDVYSALLKNIVHQQLNMKFAYTLTYRFVTHYGTKMDDVWFYPNPEIVSKLKIDELRELQFSKRKAEYVIGIAEKMLSGDLDLEKLYTQTNNEVYDEMLPIRGVGPWTVECVLLFGLGRKDILPAGDVGIQNALMKWYQLPTKPSKEEVLAYKKKWSPYSSYVSMYLWESLSG, encoded by the coding sequence GTGTGGGCTGAGAAAATATTTCCTCAAAAACCGTACAATGTGAATCGACTTTTCCGAAGATTAAACATGGATCCGCTTCAGTGCGTTGATGATCATAATCAAATCCTTAAAGTTCCGTTAATCATACAACAAGAAAAAGGGGTTTATTCTGTTCAGTTCATTGGAACAGACGAACAACCTTGCTTTGAGATAAGTGGAAAAGATGTTAGCAAAAGAGACGAAGTTGTTACTCGCATTAACCAAATGTTTGACTTTCAAATGGATACACCTAGTATCTATTCAACATTAAGAAAAACTAATATTCATTCATTAGTCGACGATTATATAGGTATGCCTATTATTTGTGAGCCTGATGTGTACAGTGCTTTACTAAAGAATATTGTTCATCAGCAGCTTAATATGAAGTTTGCTTATACACTAACGTATCGCTTTGTGACGCATTATGGTACTAAAATGGATGACGTATGGTTTTATCCTAACCCCGAGATTGTAAGCAAGCTTAAGATAGATGAGTTGCGAGAGCTACAATTTAGTAAAAGAAAAGCGGAATACGTGATTGGAATTGCCGAGAAGATGCTGTCGGGCGATCTTGATTTGGAGAAGCTATATACACAAACAAATAATGAAGTGTATGATGAGATGCTTCCAATCAGAGGTGTCGGCCCGTGGACAGTTGAATGTGTCCTTCTTTTTGGGTTAGGAAGAAAGGATATTTTGCCAGCAGGTGATGTAGGCATTCAAAATGCACTCATGAAGTGGTATCAGCTACCAACGAAGCCGTCAAAAGAAGAAGTACTGGCTTATAAAAAGAAGTGGTCACCGTATTCGAGCTATGTTTCCATGTATTTATGGGAAAGCTTAAGCGGTTAA
- the rlmD gene encoding 23S rRNA (uracil(1939)-C(5))-methyltransferase RlmD, translated as MDNKKVKGTGLTNGQTIPLTIKRLGINGEGVGFFKRTVVFVPGALPGEEITAEVTKVFPNRAEAKVKRLRKKSKDRVTPPCPVYEECGGCQLQHMSYQAQLREKRDIVIQSFERHAKLGENDLTIKPVIGMEDPWNYRNKSQLQVRKQKGKVIAGLYGAGSHELVELTNCLVQHPETNRVTRQVVNILQDLNISIYHEKKRNGLVRTIVTRVGFETGQIQLVLITSEETIPRKELLIKEIKKRLPEVRSVIQNVNGKRTSLIFGEKTLLLEGEEVIQESLGDLNFELSARAFFQLNPRQTVKLYDEVKKAANLTGNENIIDAYCGVGTIGLWLAEEAKEVRGMDVIKESIDDARENARRHGYESKMTYDVGKAEEVVPKWIKEGFKPNVIVVDPPRTGCDDTLLATMVKAKADRIVYVSCNPSTLAKDASYLMKKGYKLEQLQPVDMFPQTSHIEVVSVFKKKQR; from the coding sequence TTGGATAACAAAAAGGTGAAAGGGACAGGGCTTACGAATGGTCAAACGATTCCTTTAACAATTAAACGATTAGGAATAAACGGAGAAGGTGTAGGATTCTTTAAGAGAACTGTTGTTTTTGTACCAGGAGCACTGCCTGGGGAAGAAATTACAGCTGAAGTGACAAAAGTTTTCCCTAACCGAGCAGAAGCCAAAGTAAAGCGGCTTCGTAAAAAGTCAAAGGATCGTGTTACTCCTCCATGTCCTGTTTATGAAGAATGTGGTGGATGTCAGCTACAACATATGAGTTATCAGGCTCAATTACGTGAGAAGCGTGATATCGTGATTCAGTCATTTGAGCGGCATGCAAAATTAGGTGAAAACGATTTAACTATAAAACCCGTTATCGGAATGGAAGATCCATGGAATTATCGAAACAAGAGCCAGCTGCAGGTCAGAAAGCAAAAAGGGAAGGTCATTGCGGGGTTATACGGCGCGGGTTCTCATGAACTTGTTGAACTGACAAACTGCCTTGTTCAACATCCTGAAACAAATCGCGTTACACGTCAGGTTGTAAACATTTTACAAGATTTAAACATTTCAATTTATCATGAAAAGAAGCGAAATGGTCTTGTTCGGACCATTGTGACAAGAGTGGGGTTTGAAACCGGTCAAATTCAACTTGTTCTTATTACTTCAGAAGAAACGATTCCTAGGAAAGAATTGTTGATTAAAGAAATTAAGAAAAGACTGCCAGAAGTTAGGTCCGTTATTCAAAATGTTAATGGGAAACGAACTTCGCTAATATTTGGTGAGAAAACTCTTTTATTAGAAGGTGAAGAAGTGATTCAAGAGTCATTAGGTGATTTGAATTTCGAATTATCTGCGCGTGCTTTCTTCCAACTTAATCCACGTCAAACCGTAAAACTATATGATGAAGTGAAAAAGGCCGCTAATCTGACTGGTAACGAAAATATCATTGATGCTTATTGTGGAGTGGGCACAATTGGTCTTTGGCTTGCTGAGGAAGCCAAAGAAGTAAGAGGAATGGACGTCATCAAAGAGTCAATTGATGATGCAAGGGAGAATGCTCGAAGACACGGTTATGAGTCAAAAATGACTTATGATGTTGGAAAAGCAGAAGAAGTTGTACCGAAGTGGATAAAAGAAGGGTTTAAGCCGAATGTTATCGTGGTGGATCCACCTAGAACAGGTTGTGATGATACTTTATTAGCTACGATGGTGAAAGCGAAAGCAGATCGCATTGTTTATGTATCGTGTAATCCTTCTACTTTGGCAAAAGATGCTAGCTACTTAATGAAAAAAGGATATAAGCTGGAGCAATTGCAGCCAGTTGATATGTTTCCACAAACAAGTCATATAGAAGTAGTATCCGTTTTCAAGAAAAAACAGCGCTAA
- a CDS encoding YfhD family protein — translation MAKRPNYSEGKQKRQAKNPIPSAQNEDVEFASEFDSADAKAAERARAADQRNKKNK, via the coding sequence ATGGCAAAACGTCCAAATTATTCAGAAGGTAAACAAAAACGTCAGGCTAAAAACCCAATTCCATCAGCACAAAACGAAGATGTAGAATTTGCAAGTGAATTCGATTCAGCTGATGCGAAAGCAGCAGAAAGAGCACGAGCAGCAGATCAGCGTAACAAGAAAAACAAATAA
- a CDS encoding YfhE family protein produces the protein MDKRKGRDNKESKMTLTKTQDVLFGREFKRADRAGHK, from the coding sequence GTGGATAAACGGAAAGGCAGAGATAACAAAGAATCCAAAATGACGTTAACAAAAACACAAGATGTACTTTTTGGGCGTGAATTTAAACGCGCTGACAGGGCTGGTCATAAGTAA